In Sutterella faecalis, a genomic segment contains:
- a CDS encoding ABC transporter substrate-binding protein — MEISTLTRRGLIAAAVAGALALAGCGDKGAAPAANTAAKADLTPIGIVQLVEHSALDAATRGIVDALAERGYKDGVNIKLDIQNAQGDQSNLHNIANRFVSNKDKVIFAVATPAAQAVATVAKDTPIVATAITDFVAAKLVKSDAAPGGNVTGVSDLGPIAAQFDLLMKLVPNAKTIGTIYNSSEINSAYQVDLLKKAAAERGVEVLEATVSNVNDIQQAVASLKDKVEGLYLPTDNVIASAVPALAKVVNPAKIPAVAGEMGMVGAGCLGSISVDYYELGKMTGQMGADILEGKKKPADTPVEHVKTGVPVFNMKTAEAIGLAIPEELKKGAKLFE, encoded by the coding sequence ATGGAGATATCCACGCTTACCCGCCGCGGTCTCATTGCTGCGGCTGTTGCGGGCGCGCTTGCGCTTGCGGGCTGCGGCGACAAGGGAGCGGCGCCGGCCGCGAATACGGCAGCGAAGGCTGATCTCACGCCCATCGGCATCGTGCAGCTCGTTGAGCACAGCGCGCTCGATGCGGCCACCCGCGGCATCGTCGACGCGCTCGCTGAACGCGGCTACAAGGACGGCGTCAACATCAAGCTCGATATTCAGAACGCCCAGGGCGACCAGTCGAATCTGCACAACATCGCCAACCGCTTTGTCTCCAACAAGGACAAGGTGATCTTCGCCGTCGCGACGCCGGCCGCTCAGGCGGTCGCCACGGTCGCGAAGGATACGCCGATCGTCGCTACGGCCATCACGGACTTCGTGGCCGCTAAGCTCGTCAAGTCTGATGCGGCTCCGGGCGGCAACGTCACGGGCGTCTCCGACCTCGGCCCCATCGCCGCGCAGTTCGATCTCCTCATGAAGCTCGTTCCGAACGCGAAGACGATCGGCACGATCTACAACTCTTCGGAAATCAATTCCGCCTATCAGGTCGACCTCCTCAAGAAGGCAGCAGCTGAGCGCGGAGTTGAGGTCCTCGAAGCCACCGTTTCCAACGTGAACGACATCCAGCAGGCGGTTGCGAGCCTGAAGGACAAGGTTGAAGGCCTCTACCTCCCGACCGACAACGTCATCGCTTCCGCGGTGCCGGCCCTCGCCAAGGTTGTGAACCCCGCGAAGATCCCGGCCGTTGCCGGCGAAATGGGCATGGTGGGCGCAGGGTGCCTGGGCTCCATTTCGGTCGACTACTATGAACTCGGCAAGATGACGGGCCAGATGGGCGCCGACATCCTCGAAGGGAAGAAGAAGCCCGCGGATACGCCGGTCGAACACGTGAAGACGGGCGTTCCCGTCTTCAACATGAAGACCGCAGAGGCGATCGGCCTCGCGATTCCTGAGGAACTCAAGAAAGGCGCAAAGCTTTTTGAGTAG
- a CDS encoding SDR family NAD(P)-dependent oxidoreductase, with protein MAQTIKERRLAVITGASSGFGTEFARLAAAEGFETLLIARRVDRLQALADELKEKYGVEAHVLGLDLTEPEAPQRVMEAIDAIGLVPEVLVNNAGFGAFGPALDMDPAGLRRMLELNAGALTELSLRVGREMRDMGRGRIMNVASTAAFQACPYLGVYGATKAYVLSFTEALAEELRGTAVAATAFCPGPTRTEFGDAAGLAKENAFDLCDLESAERPADAAARTGWEGMKRGRRVVIDGWTNRLIARFAWALPRGIVSRLAAFILKRLKTES; from the coding sequence ATGGCGCAGACGATTAAAGAGCGGCGGCTCGCCGTCATCACCGGCGCTTCGAGCGGGTTCGGGACCGAGTTTGCGCGTCTCGCGGCTGCAGAGGGCTTTGAGACGCTTCTCATTGCGAGGCGCGTGGATCGACTTCAGGCGCTCGCGGACGAACTGAAGGAAAAGTACGGCGTTGAGGCGCACGTCCTCGGGCTCGACCTCACAGAACCCGAGGCGCCACAGCGCGTGATGGAAGCCATCGACGCCATCGGCCTCGTCCCTGAGGTGCTCGTCAACAATGCGGGCTTCGGCGCCTTCGGGCCGGCGCTCGATATGGATCCGGCAGGATTGAGGCGAATGCTCGAATTGAATGCCGGAGCGCTCACGGAACTTTCGCTTCGCGTCGGGCGCGAAATGCGCGACATGGGACGAGGCCGCATCATGAACGTCGCTTCCACTGCGGCCTTTCAGGCCTGTCCCTATCTCGGGGTCTACGGCGCAACGAAGGCTTACGTGCTCTCCTTTACGGAAGCGCTCGCCGAGGAGCTCCGCGGAACGGCTGTTGCGGCAACGGCCTTCTGCCCGGGGCCCACAAGGACGGAATTCGGCGATGCGGCAGGGCTCGCGAAGGAGAATGCCTTTGATCTCTGCGACCTCGAGAGCGCGGAGCGGCCTGCGGACGCCGCGGCGCGCACGGGCTGGGAAGGCATGAAGAGGGGCAGGCGCGTCGTCATCGACGGGTGGACCAATCGCCTGATCGCGCGCTTTGCGTGGGCGCTTCCGAGAGGCATCGTTTCCCGCCTCGCGGCATTCATTCTGAAGCGCCTCAAAACCGAGTCCTGA
- the tnpB gene encoding IS66 family insertion sequence element accessory protein TnpB (TnpB, as the term is used for proteins encoded by IS66 family insertion elements, is considered an accessory protein, since TnpC, encoded by a neighboring gene, is a DDE family transposase.), which yields MKLDFGDRRITIVLAPVDMRYGYAALSRFAQERLFIDPDGGGDVVVFVGKHRKTAKVIWSDVCGGWLLYRRLHQQKFARFMAKLESQTVLNFTADEVISFLDGKSKTG from the coding sequence ATGAAGCTCGACTTTGGAGACCGCCGCATCACCATCGTTCTGGCTCCCGTGGACATGCGCTACGGCTATGCCGCGCTGTCGCGCTTTGCGCAGGAACGTCTCTTCATCGACCCTGACGGCGGCGGCGATGTGGTCGTATTTGTCGGAAAGCACCGGAAGACGGCCAAAGTCATCTGGTCCGACGTCTGCGGCGGATGGCTTCTCTACCGGCGTCTGCATCAGCAGAAGTTCGCCCGCTTCATGGCAAAGCTTGAATCTCAGACGGTGCTGAACTTCACCGCCGATGAGGTGATCAGCTTTCTCGACGGCAAGTCGAAAACCGGATGA
- a CDS encoding ABC transporter ATP-binding protein yields the protein MLEVKNVHKTFFAGTANEKKALRGVTFTLEDGDFCTVIGSNGAGKSTTLNAIAGAFPIDSGSIVIDGTDITKMPEYKRAAFIGRVFQDPMKGTAAGMMIEENLAIADRRGTRPTLRWSARPERTEYFTKLVASLGLGLENRMTAHVGLLSGGQRQALTLLMATLVRPKLLLLDEHTAALDPKTAAKVLDITERIVNEQKLTTLMITHNMRDALRYGNRLIMMHDGRPILDVRDEEKAKLTPVDLLKFFEKAGDGVSDKMLLAS from the coding sequence ATGCTCGAAGTCAAAAACGTACACAAGACTTTCTTTGCCGGCACGGCCAATGAGAAGAAGGCCCTCCGCGGCGTTACCTTCACGCTCGAGGACGGCGACTTCTGCACGGTGATCGGCTCGAACGGCGCGGGGAAGTCGACGACCCTCAATGCGATTGCCGGTGCTTTCCCCATCGACAGCGGCTCGATCGTGATCGACGGCACGGACATCACGAAGATGCCGGAATATAAGCGCGCCGCCTTCATCGGCCGCGTCTTCCAGGACCCGATGAAGGGCACCGCCGCCGGCATGATGATTGAGGAAAACCTCGCCATCGCCGACCGCCGCGGCACGCGCCCGACCCTTCGCTGGAGCGCGAGGCCCGAGCGGACGGAATACTTCACGAAGCTCGTGGCGAGCCTCGGCCTCGGGCTCGAAAACCGCATGACGGCGCATGTGGGTTTGCTCTCGGGCGGTCAGCGTCAGGCGCTGACGCTTTTGATGGCAACGCTCGTGCGCCCGAAGCTCCTGCTTCTTGACGAACACACGGCGGCCCTTGACCCCAAGACCGCCGCCAAGGTGCTCGACATTACCGAGCGCATCGTGAACGAGCAGAAGCTCACGACCCTCATGATCACGCACAACATGAGGGACGCGCTTCGCTACGGCAACCGCCTCATCATGATGCATGACGGTCGTCCGATCCTCGACGTGAGAGATGAGGAAAAGGCGAAGCTCACGCCCGTGGATCTCCTCAAATTCTTTGAGAAGGCTGGCGACGGGGTGTCCGACAAGATGCTTCTTGCGAGCTGA
- a CDS encoding FAD-dependent oxidoreductase — MSANLSRRSFIAGSAAVGGMMFGMSGSASAKVPAKWDFEADVVVVGAGAAGIPAAIRAKEAGFSVLVVDANYDIGGHAIISQGNTLLGGGNAMQQKFGIKDDPETVFKDLTDWSVTLPNGFADYRFNDRDMQRMIADEMVPTYDWLVRIGVPFLDKKPDNAGAYGAGCSAPRELHFSWTKGASLEAPAGTSGTVLMRSLEDAARKAGVKFLMNYYMDDIVQDEKGRCVGFKAHRTPKVLPDGTELKGFRAAEDIASTAKEITVHAKKALVLATAGYTDHVPFRRMVDPRLTKEFASAACEYSPQDASGTLAAMRCGAGLWGLTNAYTERPISLTRGAVVGVRDTYLRWAPESPIFPLVKHSGVALRNWQNAIVVNWVGKRFFEETSSAGLTADSAKLTSYGTANSTRGLMNGTNGAFFKGTDKDPYIQGNWRNIDRTKYNPINFIAAALQINEGSHAPDWSAGPQWAIFDSEAVKRERMHTDEKSVDPEYFFKADTIEELAEKINTNPWMSHKMDPKVLAETVKTYNSYVDQGKDPDFDKPAPQHKIEKGPFYAAWTSVTLHDCYCGLHVNNACEVLDWEGEKIPGLYAAGEVTGGSSMHGLSRGLIQAYVLGKTFASLK; from the coding sequence ATGTCTGCCAATCTTTCCCGTCGTTCCTTCATTGCTGGTTCCGCCGCCGTGGGCGGCATGATGTTCGGCATGTCCGGAAGCGCCTCGGCGAAGGTCCCCGCCAAGTGGGACTTTGAAGCCGATGTGGTTGTTGTAGGCGCGGGCGCCGCCGGCATCCCGGCCGCCATCCGCGCGAAGGAAGCGGGATTCTCCGTCCTCGTCGTCGACGCCAACTACGATATCGGCGGCCACGCCATCATCTCGCAGGGCAATACCCTTCTGGGCGGCGGCAATGCCATGCAGCAGAAGTTCGGCATCAAGGATGATCCGGAAACGGTCTTCAAGGATCTGACCGACTGGTCGGTGACTCTCCCCAACGGCTTTGCCGACTACCGCTTCAACGACCGCGACATGCAGCGCATGATCGCCGATGAAATGGTTCCGACCTACGACTGGCTCGTGAGAATCGGCGTTCCCTTCCTCGACAAGAAGCCCGACAATGCGGGCGCCTACGGTGCGGGCTGCTCGGCTCCCCGCGAACTCCACTTCTCCTGGACCAAGGGCGCTTCTTTGGAAGCCCCTGCCGGCACTTCGGGCACGGTTCTGATGCGCAGCCTCGAGGATGCGGCCAGAAAGGCTGGCGTCAAGTTCCTCATGAACTACTACATGGACGACATCGTTCAGGACGAAAAGGGACGCTGCGTCGGCTTCAAGGCTCACCGCACGCCGAAGGTTCTTCCGGACGGCACGGAACTGAAGGGCTTCCGCGCGGCTGAAGACATCGCCTCCACCGCGAAGGAAATCACGGTTCATGCGAAGAAGGCGCTCGTTCTCGCCACCGCCGGCTACACCGATCACGTTCCCTTCCGCCGCATGGTCGACCCGCGCCTCACGAAGGAATTCGCCTCCGCCGCCTGCGAATATTCGCCCCAGGACGCCTCGGGCACGCTCGCTGCCATGCGCTGCGGCGCCGGCCTCTGGGGTCTCACGAACGCCTATACGGAACGTCCGATTTCGCTCACCCGCGGCGCCGTCGTGGGCGTGCGCGACACGTACCTGCGCTGGGCTCCGGAATCCCCGATCTTCCCGCTCGTGAAGCACTCGGGCGTGGCGCTTCGCAACTGGCAGAACGCGATCGTCGTCAACTGGGTGGGCAAGCGCTTCTTTGAGGAAACGTCCTCTGCGGGCCTCACCGCCGACAGCGCGAAGCTCACGTCCTACGGCACCGCCAACTCCACCCGCGGCCTCATGAACGGCACGAACGGCGCCTTCTTCAAGGGCACCGACAAGGATCCGTACATCCAGGGCAACTGGAGAAACATCGACCGCACGAAGTACAACCCGATCAACTTCATTGCGGCTGCGCTCCAGATCAACGAGGGCTCGCACGCTCCCGACTGGTCCGCGGGTCCCCAGTGGGCGATCTTCGACAGCGAAGCCGTCAAGCGCGAACGCATGCACACGGACGAGAAGTCGGTCGATCCGGAATACTTCTTCAAGGCCGATACGATTGAAGAACTTGCCGAAAAGATCAACACGAATCCGTGGATGAGCCACAAGATGGATCCGAAGGTGCTCGCCGAAACCGTGAAGACGTACAACTCCTACGTCGATCAGGGCAAGGACCCGGACTTCGACAAGCCCGCGCCGCAGCATAAGATCGAGAAGGGCCCCTTCTACGCGGCCTGGACTTCGGTGACGCTCCACGACTGCTACTGCGGTCTCCACGTCAACAACGCCTGCGAAGTGCTCGACTGGGAAGGCGAAAAGATCCCGGGCCTCTACGCAGCGGGCGAAGTGACGGGCGGCAGCTCCATGCACGGCCTCTCGCGCGGCCTCATCCAGGCCTACGTCCTCGGCAAGACCTTTGCGTCGCTCAAGTAA
- the dcuC gene encoding C4-dicarboxylate transporter DcuC, producing the protein MTFSLIASIVIVCLTIYGLVRRYETRLVLISSGLLMAILSLDPMTALQQFDKSMTNASLIIAICSAMGFAAVVSLTKCDVHLVALLMKPLGRLGIFLLPASMCVTGICAVAIPSTAGLCAAVGPTIIPLLIRAGFRPAIAAAAVVCATTPALYNPGVAHNVFVAKLADIGVMDLLGLFSLKLLVFSAAIIAGLTIVCLLYRDFRKANAADSGEETHLADNLPKKVNLAYAFAPLLPVLMLIGFTLWTDVRISVATAMLTGAIYALAVTRTSPAEATKKFFDGMGKGYANILGIIIAAGVFAAGLRAAGVVDLLVGALTSANEWARIGGSVGPYIMGVMTGSGDAAAFAFNEAVTPHAAEFGMTIPSLGYLATVAGSFGRLSSPLCGGLILVAGIAQVNPMDIVKRSFPVMFVMLLAAYFFI; encoded by the coding sequence ATGACATTTTCCCTGATTGCTTCAATCGTGATCGTATGTCTCACGATCTATGGCCTTGTGAGACGCTATGAAACCCGGCTTGTGCTGATCTCCTCGGGCCTTCTGATGGCGATTCTTTCGCTTGATCCGATGACGGCCTTGCAGCAGTTCGACAAGTCGATGACGAATGCCTCCCTCATCATTGCGATCTGCTCGGCCATGGGCTTCGCGGCGGTTGTGTCGCTCACGAAGTGCGACGTGCATCTTGTGGCGCTTCTCATGAAGCCGCTCGGGCGCCTGGGAATTTTTCTGCTGCCCGCGAGCATGTGCGTGACGGGAATCTGCGCGGTTGCAATTCCCTCGACGGCAGGTCTTTGCGCGGCAGTCGGGCCTACCATCATTCCGCTCCTCATCCGCGCGGGCTTCAGGCCTGCGATCGCGGCTGCCGCGGTGGTCTGCGCCACGACGCCGGCACTCTACAACCCGGGCGTCGCGCACAACGTCTTCGTGGCGAAGCTCGCCGATATCGGCGTGATGGATCTCCTCGGACTCTTTTCGCTCAAGCTCCTCGTCTTCAGCGCTGCAATCATTGCGGGACTCACGATTGTGTGCCTTCTCTATCGCGACTTCAGAAAGGCGAATGCTGCAGACTCAGGAGAGGAAACTCATCTTGCCGATAATCTGCCGAAAAAAGTGAATCTCGCCTATGCCTTTGCGCCGCTCCTTCCGGTCCTGATGCTCATCGGCTTCACGCTCTGGACCGACGTCAGGATCAGCGTTGCGACCGCCATGCTGACGGGCGCCATTTATGCGCTTGCCGTTACCCGGACAAGCCCGGCCGAAGCGACGAAGAAGTTCTTTGACGGCATGGGCAAAGGCTACGCCAACATTCTCGGCATCATTATCGCGGCGGGCGTTTTCGCTGCCGGACTCCGCGCTGCCGGCGTCGTCGACCTGCTTGTCGGCGCACTGACGAGTGCAAACGAATGGGCGCGCATCGGCGGCAGCGTCGGTCCCTACATCATGGGCGTCATGACGGGGTCCGGCGACGCCGCCGCCTTTGCGTTCAATGAGGCGGTTACGCCGCATGCCGCGGAATTCGGCATGACCATTCCGTCCCTCGGCTACCTTGCTACGGTTGCAGGTTCGTTCGGCCGCCTCTCGTCGCCCCTCTGCGGCGGTCTCATTCTCGTTGCCGGCATTGCGCAGGTGAATCCGATGGACATCGTGAAGCGCTCCTTCCCGGTGATGTTCGTCATGCTTCTTGCCGCATACTTCTTCATCTGA
- a CDS encoding cytochrome c3 family protein has translation MKKTPLLALALSCAVMALSALPEAYAAEKVTSEQCLMCHGGSFDALREQTKNWKDEFDTPVQPHQYLDPNAANPHAGAKVVPDCTGCHEAHPFPIPKDYKPKEATLSMCYGCHHMENFQKCSDAGCHEK, from the coding sequence ATGAAAAAGACCCCGCTTTTAGCGCTGGCGCTCTCCTGCGCCGTCATGGCTCTCTCGGCTCTTCCCGAAGCTTATGCGGCAGAGAAGGTTACTTCAGAACAGTGCCTGATGTGCCATGGCGGAAGCTTCGACGCGCTGAGAGAGCAGACGAAAAACTGGAAGGACGAGTTTGATACCCCTGTTCAGCCCCACCAGTACCTCGACCCGAATGCGGCGAACCCGCATGCCGGCGCGAAGGTGGTGCCGGACTGCACAGGGTGCCACGAAGCCCATCCCTTCCCGATTCCGAAGGACTATAAGCCGAAGGAAGCTACGCTTTCGATGTGCTACGGCTGCCACCATATGGAGAACTTCCAGAAGTGCAGCGACGCAGGCTGCCACGAGAAGTAG
- a CDS encoding ABC transporter permease produces MLDLILSTVGQGLQWSVMALGVFLTFRILDIADLSVEGTFPLGAAVAATAITSGLGLPAAFLLALVAGALAGAVTGWLTTKLRIPALLAGILTMIGLYSVNLHVMGKSNIGLLQDETVFTILENGLGLSVSLSGLIVGAIFAVIVSVIIYWFFGTELGTAIRATGFNQQMARAQGISTNTMIVLGLVISNALVALSGATVAQANGFADVGMGVGTIVIGLASVIIGEVLFAPKSFKTSLIAVIMGSIIYRLVIAFVLEMGMPPNDLKLFTAVLVAFALALPLIKGNLAGLKRRA; encoded by the coding sequence ATGCTAGATCTCATCCTCTCCACAGTCGGTCAGGGCCTGCAGTGGTCCGTTATGGCGCTCGGCGTCTTTCTGACCTTCCGCATTCTCGACATTGCCGACCTCTCGGTCGAAGGCACCTTTCCGCTCGGCGCTGCGGTTGCCGCGACCGCGATCACCTCGGGGCTCGGGCTCCCGGCGGCCTTCCTTCTTGCGCTCGTTGCGGGCGCGCTCGCGGGCGCCGTTACCGGGTGGCTTACGACGAAGCTCAGAATTCCGGCGCTTCTTGCCGGCATTCTCACGATGATCGGGCTTTATTCGGTGAACCTTCACGTGATGGGAAAGTCCAACATCGGGCTTCTGCAGGATGAGACGGTTTTCACGATTCTTGAGAACGGCCTCGGACTCTCCGTTTCGCTCTCGGGCCTCATCGTGGGCGCCATCTTCGCCGTCATCGTCTCCGTCATCATCTATTGGTTCTTCGGCACCGAGCTCGGCACCGCCATCCGCGCAACCGGCTTCAACCAGCAGATGGCGCGCGCCCAGGGCATCAGCACCAACACGATGATCGTGCTCGGGCTCGTGATCTCGAACGCCCTCGTTGCGCTCTCGGGCGCGACGGTCGCTCAGGCGAACGGCTTTGCCGATGTCGGCATGGGCGTGGGCACGATCGTGATCGGTCTCGCGTCCGTCATCATCGGCGAGGTGCTCTTTGCGCCGAAATCCTTCAAGACGAGCCTCATTGCCGTCATCATGGGCTCGATCATCTATCGTCTCGTCATCGCTTTCGTCCTTGAAATGGGCATGCCCCCCAACGACCTCAAGCTCTTCACGGCCGTGCTCGTCGCCTTTGCGCTTGCGCTCCCGCTCATCAAGGGCAATCTCGCGGGGCTCAAGCGCCGCGCCTGA
- a CDS encoding sensor histidine kinase produces the protein MHPKCLPSRLLSPELARVLPFPLLAFALFFFALLSLPLPAAELDGVSQATAQLYQKRPLRVGIISLWETPETTLALTRTLETIEKAFAPYPVEVRPRIPSTELENLIRTGGIDVFIASSGFSMRMQPYGVVALATLITELQPNPNTGVATAIITRSDDKRFHKIEDLTGTRLSASYNTAFMSFRTGLGEIAVRGFDPENFFQSIHYTGDSENGSIARRLDTREADVAMVRACWLESLPDKISRRYRVIEPRIDPTLNCVHTSRTYPNIMVSVMEGSAPGAAHIIAKTLLSIPEIVPGHKWGVATDLRPVNRLYRELKIENYAYLRNPTVEEWIRNHWAECVLALLLVLGLALHSSRVAYLVRIRTAELRKSIAEERAAQARVEELHGRMERMQKATVVGQLSNLIAHELAQPLAAVQYYCEGMKTLLQNENPDRKLLEMSRAGIAKGIDRTKEIVAKVRSYSKNQTKRDSSVPLMPALDRIYSGISPDLTGDVRFSASGLADASVKGDALEIELLFNNLLKNAFEAAAMTSTAESPFVRISAAALEGASGTLLITVENSGRLLSDEAFRDLTTPLITSKSAGQGLGIPIATAIAEASGGHLEFERRPRGGLIARVTLPLASNAS, from the coding sequence ATGCATCCCAAATGTCTTCCTTCAAGGCTTCTTTCCCCGGAGCTTGCGCGGGTTCTTCCTTTCCCGCTCCTTGCGTTCGCCCTCTTCTTTTTTGCGCTTCTCTCCCTGCCGCTCCCTGCGGCAGAGCTCGACGGCGTCTCTCAGGCAACGGCGCAGCTCTACCAGAAGCGCCCCCTCAGGGTCGGGATCATTTCGCTCTGGGAAACCCCGGAAACAACGCTCGCCCTCACGCGGACGCTCGAAACCATTGAGAAGGCCTTTGCGCCCTACCCGGTTGAAGTCCGGCCGAGAATTCCCTCTACTGAACTCGAAAACCTCATCCGCACGGGCGGAATCGACGTCTTCATTGCAAGCTCGGGCTTCAGCATGCGAATGCAGCCCTACGGCGTCGTCGCGCTTGCAACGCTCATTACGGAACTTCAGCCCAATCCCAATACGGGCGTGGCGACAGCGATCATCACGCGAAGCGACGACAAGCGCTTTCATAAAATTGAGGACTTGACGGGCACGCGGCTCTCGGCGAGCTACAACACGGCCTTCATGAGCTTCAGAACGGGGCTCGGAGAGATTGCCGTGCGCGGATTCGACCCGGAAAACTTCTTCCAGAGCATTCACTACACGGGCGACAGCGAAAACGGCTCCATCGCCCGGAGGCTCGACACGCGCGAGGCCGACGTCGCAATGGTGCGCGCCTGCTGGCTCGAAAGCCTCCCGGACAAGATCAGCCGCCGCTACCGGGTCATTGAACCGCGAATTGATCCGACCCTCAACTGCGTGCACACCTCACGGACCTATCCCAACATCATGGTCTCCGTCATGGAAGGGTCGGCGCCGGGCGCCGCGCACATCATCGCGAAGACCCTCCTTTCGATCCCTGAAATCGTCCCGGGCCACAAATGGGGCGTCGCCACCGACCTGAGGCCCGTCAATCGCCTCTATCGCGAACTTAAGATCGAAAACTACGCGTACCTGAGAAATCCGACGGTCGAGGAATGGATCCGGAACCACTGGGCGGAGTGCGTCCTCGCGCTCCTTCTCGTCCTTGGTCTCGCGCTTCACAGCTCCCGCGTCGCCTACCTCGTGCGCATCCGCACGGCGGAATTGAGAAAGTCCATTGCCGAGGAGCGCGCCGCGCAGGCGCGCGTCGAAGAGCTTCACGGCCGGATGGAACGCATGCAGAAGGCAACCGTCGTGGGGCAGCTCTCCAACCTCATCGCCCACGAGCTCGCGCAGCCTCTCGCCGCCGTTCAATACTATTGCGAAGGCATGAAGACGCTCCTTCAGAACGAGAACCCCGACCGGAAGCTCCTTGAAATGAGCCGCGCCGGGATCGCCAAGGGCATTGACCGCACGAAGGAAATCGTCGCCAAGGTGAGGAGCTACTCGAAAAACCAGACCAAGCGCGACAGCTCGGTGCCCCTCATGCCCGCCCTCGACCGGATTTACTCCGGAATTTCGCCCGACCTCACAGGCGACGTGCGCTTTTCCGCTTCGGGGCTCGCCGACGCTTCCGTCAAGGGTGACGCCCTTGAAATCGAGCTCCTCTTCAACAATCTCCTCAAGAACGCCTTCGAAGCGGCCGCCATGACGAGCACTGCCGAAAGTCCCTTCGTCCGGATTTCCGCCGCAGCTCTCGAAGGCGCCTCGGGAACGCTACTCATTACCGTCGAAAATTCCGGAAGGCTCCTCTCGGACGAGGCCTTCCGCGACCTCACGACGCCTTTGATTACCTCCAAATCCGCCGGCCAGGGCCTTGGCATTCCGATCGCCACGGCAATTGCCGAAGCTTCGGGCGGGCATCTTGAATTCGAACGCCGCCCGAGGGGCGGCCTCATCGCCCGCGTCACGCTTCCCCTCGCTTCAAACGCCTCATGA
- a CDS encoding response regulator transcription factor, protein MSAPRETVLIRIVDDDEEVRNALSFMLACKGWRTECHASAGEFLKNYRSTPPGCLLLDIRMPGMSGLELQTRMKEMNLTLPIIFITGHADVPTAVRTLKMGAFDFLEKPVDAEALEAAIEAASAISLAQASGGLSREAIEAIIREMSPREREITKLLAEGLANHDIAEHLSLSDRTIQGHRNNIYHKLRVHNLRQFSDVISGFEELLR, encoded by the coding sequence ATGTCCGCACCCAGGGAGACCGTTCTCATCCGCATCGTCGACGACGACGAGGAAGTCCGCAATGCTCTCTCCTTCATGCTTGCCTGCAAGGGCTGGAGGACGGAGTGCCACGCGAGCGCGGGAGAGTTTCTCAAAAACTATCGCTCAACCCCGCCGGGGTGCCTTCTTCTCGACATCCGCATGCCCGGGATGTCGGGGCTAGAGCTTCAGACGCGCATGAAGGAAATGAATCTCACGCTCCCCATCATCTTCATCACCGGGCATGCCGACGTTCCGACCGCCGTGCGCACGCTCAAGATGGGAGCCTTCGACTTTCTCGAGAAGCCTGTCGACGCCGAAGCGCTCGAAGCCGCCATTGAAGCGGCGAGCGCCATCAGCCTGGCTCAGGCTTCGGGCGGGCTTTCCCGCGAAGCGATCGAGGCGATCATTCGCGAGATGAGCCCGAGGGAGCGGGAAATCACGAAGCTTCTTGCCGAGGGGCTCGCGAACCACGACATCGCCGAACATCTCTCGCTCTCGGACCGCACCATACAGGGCCACCGCAACAACATCTACCACAAGCTCCGCGTCCACAACCTGAGGCAGTTTTCCGATGTGATCTCGGGCTTTGAGGAGCTCCTGCGCTAG